The Acinetobacter defluvii genome includes a region encoding these proteins:
- a CDS encoding Rne/Rng family ribonuclease — protein sequence MKRMLINATHAEEIRVALITGHRVYDFDLENRTREQKKANIYKGHVTRVEPSLEAVFVEYGAGRQGFLSMREIANSYYKADPRQTSNIRELITEGTELLVQVEKEERGNKGAALSTYISLAGRYLVLMPNNPKGGGISRQISGSVREELKEMLASLNTPRGMSVIVRTAGIGRTQEELQLDLQHLLDLWAQIQSTANSGPSPMLVHQEAGVVTRAIRDYLRDDVAEILIDSEQAYNEAYNFVKAVMPNQLEKLKTYTINEPLFAHFGIESQIQTAYEREVKLPSGGSIVIDQTEALVSIDINSAKSTRGHDVEETALSTNLEAAEEISRQLRLRDIGGLVVIDFIDMTKERNQRMVEAKLREATQSDRARIQFGQLSRFGLMEMSRQRLRPSLEEATGYVCPRCHGTGMVRDLRSLSLSIMRKVEEIALRERHGEVQVEVPVEIAAFLLNEKRHSLVYLEQTSNVRVTVLPHPHLETPHYEISYNPEGFAPTSYERTEATRSSEKELGYESSEWHLEEEQQQAAQQNQAAPAQNQKQGNGNKKPNATHAQQQKPQQTVQAQVAQPSSSPCAWLENLFVQKQASTIDQSRTANNAAAAIEQMVNGGAVSRGQFGHVNTAVTVSTEPQRAVAETNAYLSHPPVQKNEQRDYAEKAFEKDEKSQRNNKKRNNNKYKETREQSHEQNQVTEEVVQSMRHEQRQEQREQRQEQRRQSKQQRPQHEHTADTQEQTVPRRDRNNHQRPNRPNRHRDASVFNDEANQNPQTVVEEIKAVEKTASIKVDLVDAPRNQPLTTALVVNVDQAQSEIIALAPQQQAATATKEITAPTTVAKTEVAKAVAQEVTAPVVEKVEMPLAPAQQAEQATQPAKRASNDPRQRRRQQRQAVTNTASEAPKLTPSQVPTLGQYTIGSLIRHVYGEDCAVLIEQFGLIPTFNRALQKFTDEYAATLQIEKTGTPAEKKAVTRDVAISKAAPEAEPAPVLDLTPPKPVSDKRVANDPRERRRLAKLAAEQAKQAHVEQKQAVETETSVQTAEPVEVTAPETVTTIEETAIVDNAVNVTTPVATTQSDIALQTENVSVAELTTAVEPAPTVEAKAEEKAVDTTPEVAEKPQSKAKTQQDLALETESSTLVEKTSKKAESDVDTDAEKADGEKPARPRRPRGRPPKKTTPPTAE from the coding sequence ATGAAACGTATGTTGATTAATGCAACACATGCCGAAGAAATTCGCGTTGCACTTATCACTGGTCATCGCGTTTACGATTTTGACTTAGAAAATCGCACGCGTGAACAAAAGAAAGCCAATATCTACAAAGGTCACGTGACACGTGTAGAGCCTTCATTAGAAGCTGTATTTGTAGAATATGGTGCTGGTCGTCAAGGTTTCTTGTCGATGCGTGAAATTGCCAACTCTTATTACAAAGCGGATCCTCGCCAAACTTCAAATATCCGTGAGTTGATTACTGAAGGGACTGAACTGTTAGTCCAAGTAGAAAAAGAAGAACGTGGCAACAAAGGTGCTGCACTTTCTACTTACATCTCGCTTGCAGGGCGTTATTTAGTACTCATGCCAAATAACCCGAAAGGTGGTGGTATCAGCCGTCAAATTTCTGGTTCAGTGCGTGAAGAGCTTAAAGAGATGTTAGCATCGCTTAATACCCCTCGTGGTATGAGCGTAATCGTCCGTACTGCAGGTATTGGTCGCACCCAAGAAGAATTACAACTAGATTTACAACATTTGCTCGATCTTTGGGCGCAAATCCAAAGCACCGCAAACTCTGGTCCATCACCCATGTTAGTCCACCAAGAAGCAGGTGTCGTAACACGTGCAATTCGTGACTATTTACGTGATGATGTTGCAGAAATTTTAATTGATTCTGAACAGGCTTATAACGAAGCGTATAACTTCGTAAAAGCAGTGATGCCAAATCAACTCGAAAAATTAAAAACTTACACCATTAATGAGCCTTTATTTGCCCATTTTGGTATTGAAAGCCAAATCCAAACTGCTTATGAACGTGAAGTTAAACTTCCTTCAGGTGGTTCGATTGTCATTGACCAAACAGAAGCTTTGGTTTCAATTGACATCAACTCTGCAAAATCGACTCGTGGTCATGATGTTGAAGAAACAGCTTTAAGTACTAACTTAGAAGCTGCTGAAGAAATTTCTCGCCAACTGCGTTTACGTGATATTGGTGGCTTGGTCGTGATCGACTTTATCGACATGACCAAAGAGCGCAATCAACGTATGGTTGAAGCAAAACTGCGTGAAGCGACTCAAAGTGACCGTGCCCGTATCCAATTCGGTCAATTGTCACGTTTTGGTTTAATGGAAATGAGCCGTCAACGCTTACGCCCATCGCTTGAAGAAGCAACAGGTTATGTCTGCCCTCGCTGTCATGGTACAGGTATGGTACGTGACTTACGTTCACTCTCACTTTCAATCATGCGTAAAGTGGAAGAAATTGCACTTCGTGAACGTCATGGTGAAGTACAAGTTGAAGTGCCTGTAGAAATTGCAGCATTCTTATTGAATGAAAAGCGTCATAGTCTTGTTTATTTAGAACAAACCTCTAATGTACGTGTGACAGTATTACCACATCCACATTTAGAAACACCGCATTACGAGATCTCATACAACCCTGAAGGCTTTGCCCCAACAAGCTATGAGCGTACAGAAGCAACACGTTCTAGTGAAAAAGAGTTGGGTTATGAGTCTTCTGAATGGCATTTAGAAGAAGAACAGCAACAAGCTGCTCAACAAAACCAAGCTGCGCCTGCTCAAAATCAAAAGCAAGGCAATGGCAATAAAAAGCCAAATGCTACACATGCACAACAACAAAAACCACAACAGACTGTTCAAGCACAAGTTGCACAACCATCGTCTAGCCCATGTGCTTGGTTAGAAAACTTGTTTGTACAAAAACAAGCCAGCACAATTGATCAGTCACGCACTGCAAACAATGCTGCTGCTGCGATTGAACAAATGGTGAATGGCGGTGCAGTCAGTCGTGGGCAGTTTGGTCATGTTAATACTGCTGTTACAGTTAGTACTGAACCACAACGTGCGGTTGCAGAGACCAACGCTTATCTAAGTCATCCTCCTGTTCAAAAAAATGAACAACGTGATTATGCTGAAAAAGCGTTTGAGAAAGATGAAAAATCACAACGCAACAATAAAAAGCGTAATAACAATAAATATAAAGAAACACGTGAACAATCACATGAACAAAATCAAGTGACTGAAGAAGTTGTTCAAAGCATGCGTCATGAACAGCGCCAAGAACAACGTGAGCAACGTCAAGAACAACGCCGTCAATCTAAACAACAGCGTCCTCAACACGAACACACTGCGGATACACAGGAGCAAACAGTTCCACGTCGTGATCGCAACAATCATCAGCGACCAAACCGCCCAAATCGTCATCGAGATGCAAGCGTGTTCAATGATGAAGCAAACCAAAACCCGCAAACTGTTGTTGAAGAAATCAAAGCAGTAGAAAAAACAGCCAGTATTAAAGTGGACTTGGTTGATGCTCCTCGCAATCAACCTCTTACCACTGCATTGGTTGTCAATGTGGATCAAGCACAAAGTGAAATTATCGCTTTAGCACCGCAGCAACAAGCAGCAACTGCGACTAAAGAAATCACAGCCCCGACTACAGTCGCAAAAACTGAAGTTGCAAAAGCTGTGGCTCAAGAAGTAACTGCACCTGTTGTAGAAAAAGTTGAAATGCCACTTGCTCCAGCACAACAAGCTGAACAAGCAACTCAACCTGCAAAACGTGCAAGCAATGACCCACGTCAGCGTCGCCGTCAACAACGTCAAGCTGTGACTAATACAGCATCAGAAGCACCTAAACTAACACCGTCACAAGTGCCAACTTTGGGGCAATACACGATCGGTAGCCTTATCCGTCATGTCTATGGTGAAGATTGTGCTGTACTGATTGAACAGTTTGGACTCATTCCAACCTTCAATCGTGCGCTACAAAAGTTTACAGATGAATATGCAGCGACACTGCAGATTGAAAAAACGGGTACACCTGCAGAGAAAAAAGCTGTAACACGTGATGTTGCGATTAGTAAAGCAGCGCCTGAGGCAGAACCAGCGCCAGTGTTAGACTTAACACCGCCAAAACCTGTATCAGACAAACGTGTAGCCAATGACCCTCGTGAACGCCGTCGTTTAGCGAAACTTGCCGCTGAACAAGCAAAACAAGCGCATGTGGAACAAAAGCAAGCGGTTGAAACTGAAACCAGCGTACAAACTGCTGAACCTGTTGAAGTGACTGCACCTGAAACAGTTACAACAATAGAAGAAACAGCTATTGTTGACAATGCTGTAAATGTCACCACGCCTGTAGCAACAACACAAAGTGATATTGCGCTACAAACAGAAAATGTCTCTGTCGCTGAACTGACGACTGCTGTTGAACCTGCGCCTACAGTGGAAGCAAAAGCAGAGGAAAAAGCGGTTGACACAACACCAGAAGTTGCTGAAAAACCACAAAGCAAAGCCAAAACTCAACAAGACTTAGCGCTTGAAACTGAAAGCTCTACACTAGTAGAAAAAACCAGTAAAAAAGCTGAAAGCGATGTAGATACAGATGCAGAAAAAGCAGATGGTGAAAAACCAGCTCGTCCACGCCGTCCTCGTGGTCGTCCACCAAAGAAAACGACACCACCTACAGCTGAATAA
- a CDS encoding long-chain-acyl-CoA synthetase: MSANIQNDLIGITDVAARLPQFLNKVPNLLTGLKQAYLRTPKTPSGLGLAFERAVKRNPYGDALLFEDQRFSYKELNNWANQIAHYYLSIGASKGDVIAVMIENRSELIATVIALAKIGVTSALVNTSQVGKVLAHSINLVNPIAIIVGEECRAAVDDIRQDLKIAEDRFHWFADQETLKDAGQAPKAYTNLAQVIDDFPKFNVPTTQKVTGKDGLFYIYTSGTTGLPKAVIFTNSRWMLAFGTYGHVLNLNEDDVMYCTLPLYHATGMVVCWCGVLAGASTLAIRRKFSTSAFWADVKKFNASAIGYVGELCRYLMDAPESTADRDHRVTKMIGNGMRPNIWSKFKQRFGIQEILELYASSEGNVGFSNIFNFDNTVGFSPIPYAIIQFDKEKNEPVRDKKGQCIKVKKGEVGLLLGKITKRSPFDGYTDPEKNKAVIMNNVFTKGDSYFITGDLVRDIGFRHAQFVDRLGDTFRWKGENVSTTEVENIVSEYAKITEAVVYGVEIPNTNGRAGMAAITLNAGEALNEQDLIDMVTEFKKGLPSYAVPVFLRIQEAMETTGTFKYQKNKLKEQAYDPKKTSDRLYVLLPGENRYCEINDEICENIEAYKYRF, translated from the coding sequence ATGAGCGCAAATATACAAAATGATCTTATTGGGATCACCGATGTCGCAGCACGATTACCCCAATTTCTCAATAAAGTACCGAATTTACTGACTGGATTAAAACAAGCTTATTTACGCACACCTAAAACCCCTTCTGGTTTAGGATTAGCATTTGAGCGTGCAGTCAAACGTAATCCTTATGGGGATGCTTTACTTTTTGAAGATCAACGCTTTAGTTATAAAGAGTTAAATAACTGGGCAAACCAGATCGCCCACTATTACTTATCGATTGGTGCATCAAAAGGCGATGTTATCGCAGTGATGATTGAAAACCGTTCAGAACTGATCGCTACCGTCATTGCTTTAGCAAAAATTGGGGTAACCTCTGCATTGGTGAATACCTCACAAGTCGGTAAAGTGCTTGCCCACAGTATTAATCTTGTGAACCCGATTGCCATTATTGTTGGTGAAGAATGTCGTGCCGCAGTCGATGACATTCGCCAAGACCTCAAGATTGCAGAAGATCGTTTTCACTGGTTTGCAGACCAAGAAACCCTTAAAGATGCAGGTCAAGCACCAAAAGCCTATACCAATCTTGCCCAAGTAATTGATGATTTTCCTAAATTCAATGTACCAACCACTCAAAAAGTCACAGGAAAAGATGGATTATTCTATATCTATACCTCTGGCACGACGGGTTTACCAAAGGCTGTAATTTTCACCAATAGTCGTTGGATGTTGGCTTTTGGAACTTATGGACACGTACTCAACCTCAATGAAGATGATGTCATGTACTGCACCCTACCCCTCTACCATGCAACAGGCATGGTGGTATGTTGGTGTGGTGTGCTTGCGGGCGCATCGACTTTGGCAATTCGTCGCAAATTTTCAACTTCAGCCTTTTGGGCAGACGTTAAAAAATTTAATGCCTCTGCCATAGGTTATGTTGGAGAGCTTTGTCGTTACTTAATGGATGCGCCTGAGTCCACAGCTGACCGTGATCATCGTGTCACCAAAATGATTGGGAATGGCATGCGTCCTAATATTTGGAGTAAGTTCAAGCAACGTTTTGGTATTCAAGAAATTTTAGAACTGTATGCATCAAGTGAAGGTAATGTTGGCTTCAGCAATATTTTTAACTTTGACAATACCGTAGGTTTTTCTCCGATTCCCTATGCGATTATTCAATTTGATAAAGAAAAAAATGAACCTGTACGAGATAAAAAAGGTCAATGTATCAAAGTGAAAAAAGGTGAAGTCGGTTTATTACTGGGTAAAATTACCAAACGCTCACCTTTCGATGGCTATACGGATCCAGAAAAAAATAAAGCTGTAATTATGAATAATGTTTTCACTAAAGGAGACTCATACTTCATTACAGGTGATTTGGTACGAGATATCGGCTTCCGTCATGCACAGTTTGTAGACCGCTTAGGAGATACCTTCCGTTGGAAAGGTGAAAATGTTTCTACAACTGAAGTGGAAAATATCGTCAGTGAATATGCCAAAATCACAGAAGCTGTTGTGTATGGAGTCGAAATTCCCAATACCAATGGTCGTGCAGGTATGGCAGCAATTACTTTAAATGCAGGTGAAGCACTGAATGAGCAAGACCTCATTGACATGGTTACTGAGTTTAAAAAAGGACTACCCTCCTATGCTGTTCCAGTGTTTTTACGCATTCAAGAGGCAATGGAAACCACAGGCACTTTCAAGTACCAAAAAAACAAACTAAAAGAACAAGCTTACGACCCGAAAAAAACGTCTGATCGTTTATATGTTCTTTTACCTGGTGAAAATCGTTATTGTGAAATAAACGATGAGATTTGCGAAAATATTGAAGCTTACAAATATCGCTTCTAA
- a CDS encoding PspC domain-containing protein — MAKSGLYRSNRHNMIAGVMGGIAERFGWNVTLLRIIFVLVSCMSAAFPGIIVYLVLWLLIPKQDLQLNPPYSNSYQQSIRTIQDDHVK, encoded by the coding sequence ATGGCCAAATCTGGTTTATATCGTTCCAACCGACACAATATGATCGCCGGTGTAATGGGCGGTATTGCTGAACGTTTTGGTTGGAATGTAACATTACTTCGCATCATTTTTGTACTTGTTTCATGTATGAGTGCAGCGTTCCCAGGAATTATTGTTTACTTGGTATTATGGCTGTTAATTCCTAAACAAGATTTACAATTGAATCCACCTTACTCAAATTCCTATCAGCAGTCCATTCGCACGATTCAGGATGATCACGTGAAATAA
- a CDS encoding HPP family protein has protein sequence MFHTQLEWLNTLKPNFKVLAFKDRFLCGFGALMGLLISSLISWYILGGFNAWYIAPMGASSVLLFAVPASPLAQPWNMVVGNTIAAILGVTCYLFIPDLTIAFSVAVSLAIFCMMSTDSLHPPSGAVAITAVLGGESLHDLGYLFVFYPVLLNSILLMIVAIIFNRLIGKQYPQQAQVNLRSKDPTPTQKVTIQPHDIQEVLDQQTELLDISDYDLQKIILKAQEKANARAVNLFLCQDIMTRDVVSLSENEEIQNALDKFKQMNLMSLPVTNAEHQLVGTLALYDVVDWFKRAADMQTSWEHQVKQIMNRKVVTVRPNQPLQDLIPYFVERSFNYIPVVEQQKLVGIISRADMIAVLNQQVNNLKSSNNR, from the coding sequence GTGTTTCATACACAACTTGAATGGTTAAATACGCTTAAACCAAATTTTAAAGTCTTGGCTTTTAAAGACCGTTTTCTATGCGGCTTCGGTGCATTGATGGGTCTCTTAATTTCATCCTTGATCAGTTGGTATATCTTGGGTGGATTTAATGCGTGGTATATTGCGCCGATGGGTGCATCTTCAGTGTTACTTTTTGCGGTGCCTGCCAGTCCTTTAGCACAACCATGGAATATGGTGGTGGGCAATACCATTGCTGCGATATTGGGAGTTACTTGTTATTTATTTATTCCAGATTTGACCATTGCCTTTAGTGTCGCAGTATCTTTGGCGATTTTTTGCATGATGAGTACTGATTCATTGCATCCGCCCAGTGGAGCCGTGGCAATTACTGCGGTATTGGGTGGAGAGAGTTTGCATGATTTAGGTTATCTATTTGTATTTTATCCTGTTTTACTCAACTCGATTTTATTAATGATCGTGGCAATTATTTTTAACCGCTTAATAGGCAAACAATACCCACAACAAGCGCAAGTCAATCTACGCTCCAAAGATCCAACACCTACCCAAAAAGTTACAATTCAACCGCATGACATTCAAGAGGTTTTAGATCAACAAACAGAGCTTTTGGACATCAGTGACTATGATTTGCAAAAAATCATTTTGAAAGCACAAGAAAAAGCCAATGCACGTGCTGTAAATCTATTTTTATGCCAAGACATTATGACCAGAGATGTGGTGAGTTTGTCCGAAAATGAAGAGATTCAAAATGCCTTAGACAAATTTAAACAGATGAATTTGATGAGTTTGCCTGTGACCAATGCAGAGCACCAATTGGTCGGTACGTTGGCATTATATGACGTTGTGGACTGGTTTAAGCGTGCAGCCGATATGCAAACTTCATGGGAACACCAAGTTAAACAAATTATGAATAGAAAAGTGGTGACAGTACGCCCCAATCAACCGCTTCAAGACTTAATTCCTTATTTTGTAGAGCGTTCTTTTAATTATATTCCTGTGGTGGAGCAACAAAAACTGGTCGGGATTATTAGTCGAGCAGACATGATTGCGGTATTAAATCAACAAGTAAATAATTTAAAAAGTTCAAATAATAGATAG
- a CDS encoding FAD-binding oxidoreductase — translation MQKHHKNTLWLSLLLLVLAVISIPALHLLKTKLNEHPKIEQMPSGYRDDVSQLNKTKVHKIVDVAEDPVAMQNQLKEILIYAKQHHLKVSISGAKHSMGGHTIYPDGIALNMLPYNHMNLDEQSSILSIGSGATWQQALQYLDGFGKSIAVMQSFSDFSIGGSLSVNGHGWQKSSPPISSSVKSFTLMKANGEIVNCSRTENPELFKLVIGGYGLFGIILDLQIKVVDNATLKFHSVAIDPQQYTENYQKLVSDKPQVQFAYGRLRISDKHFLEQATLNYFTKTDEKPMSLMQQQSKNAEVRRMYFVVQWEMNMVSAYAGIWRAV, via the coding sequence ATGCAAAAACACCATAAAAACACACTTTGGCTTAGCCTTTTACTGCTTGTACTCGCCGTGATTTCTATTCCTGCCTTACACTTACTGAAAACCAAACTCAATGAACATCCAAAGATTGAGCAGATGCCCAGTGGTTATCGTGATGATGTCAGCCAACTGAATAAAACCAAAGTACATAAAATCGTGGATGTTGCAGAAGATCCCGTTGCGATGCAAAACCAACTTAAGGAAATATTGATTTATGCCAAGCAGCATCATTTAAAAGTGTCGATTTCAGGGGCAAAACACAGTATGGGCGGGCATACCATTTATCCTGATGGTATTGCGCTCAATATGTTGCCATATAACCACATGAATTTAGATGAACAATCCAGTATTCTAAGCATTGGTTCAGGTGCAACATGGCAGCAAGCTTTGCAGTACTTAGATGGCTTTGGTAAATCGATTGCGGTGATGCAGTCTTTTAGTGACTTCTCGATTGGTGGTTCGCTGAGTGTGAATGGGCATGGTTGGCAAAAGAGTTCGCCACCAATTTCGTCCAGTGTTAAATCTTTTACTTTAATGAAAGCTAATGGTGAAATCGTCAATTGTAGCCGCACTGAAAATCCTGAACTGTTTAAATTGGTGATCGGAGGCTATGGTTTATTTGGCATTATTTTAGATTTGCAAATAAAAGTCGTAGACAATGCCACATTAAAATTCCATTCAGTTGCAATCGATCCACAACAATATACTGAAAATTATCAAAAATTAGTCAGTGACAAGCCACAAGTACAATTTGCTTATGGGCGTTTACGGATTTCTGATAAGCATTTTTTAGAACAAGCGACTTTAAACTATTTTACCAAAACAGATGAAAAACCAATGTCATTGATGCAACAGCAAAGTAAAAATGCAGAAGTCAGACGCATGTATTTCGTGGTTCAGTGGGAAATGAATATGGTAAGCGCTTACGCTGGGATTTGGAGAGCAGTTTAA
- a CDS encoding SIR2 family protein, whose product MKILSKMSENRDELLKHLAASLKDAKEDGGAILLVGAGISVSAGIPPAFKLMKIAIENFPNYFTEEEQRLAQEDLSQLQYNDIMTKLSNVKRKELFKWFIEGNKDKGIEKAKLNFAHIAIAELLKQCYFSRILTVNFDPLLIHACYMVGMYPFPAIYDLGAMGKVNAELLHDPSIVYLNGQHVGFVQRNTTDQLKAHKETLTQIVRSTGCNKTWVVAGYSGENDPLMEALTELRPYNNWLYWLEYGNQVLQKDSHHFLESDEECKVIYGCDADETFMEIAELLSCSLDFIEQPYTELELYTKEINFNTSKSKGYQLLSKVKNYISILKNDTVINKFKLAEIVTDYIGNEEFHSDSDDLNYSKEKLISTCEELYPLLKESLSGEFFFWWAGAYCPLNKEFDSKFIDEKISAFEKALEITQLGIKQDPSFGGNFHFCGIYQLELAKLLKMNDLRKKELLHNAIQNFRLSDDYAEHVMYSLECYILLEEFNQLIDYFNETPTLQIIKSHKVLIFQEEYIPALIQNNDFCAWYKSIFHTAPNEINMRSTDG is encoded by the coding sequence TTGAAAATATTATCTAAAATGTCTGAAAATCGCGATGAATTATTAAAACATTTAGCTGCTTCACTCAAAGATGCCAAAGAAGATGGTGGTGCAATCCTTCTAGTCGGTGCAGGTATTTCTGTCTCAGCAGGTATCCCACCTGCATTTAAACTGATGAAAATTGCGATTGAAAACTTTCCTAATTATTTTACGGAAGAAGAACAAAGGCTTGCTCAAGAAGATTTAAGCCAACTTCAATACAATGACATTATGACCAAACTGTCGAATGTAAAACGTAAAGAGCTTTTTAAATGGTTTATCGAAGGCAATAAAGATAAAGGTATTGAAAAAGCCAAACTGAACTTCGCACACATTGCGATTGCTGAACTTTTAAAACAATGCTATTTCAGCCGTATTCTTACTGTAAATTTTGATCCACTTTTAATCCATGCTTGCTATATGGTTGGCATGTATCCATTCCCTGCAATTTATGATTTAGGGGCAATGGGTAAAGTGAATGCTGAACTTTTACATGACCCAAGTATTGTTTATTTAAATGGTCAGCATGTTGGTTTTGTTCAACGAAATACCACAGATCAACTTAAAGCACATAAGGAAACTTTAACGCAAATTGTTCGCTCTACTGGCTGTAATAAAACGTGGGTAGTTGCGGGTTATAGTGGTGAAAATGATCCATTGATGGAAGCATTAACTGAACTTCGTCCTTACAATAATTGGTTATACTGGCTTGAATATGGCAATCAAGTTCTACAAAAAGACAGTCATCATTTTTTAGAAAGTGATGAGGAATGCAAAGTCATTTATGGATGTGATGCTGATGAAACTTTTATGGAAATTGCAGAACTTTTAAGTTGCAGTTTAGATTTTATTGAACAACCATATACAGAACTTGAACTTTACACTAAAGAAATCAATTTCAACACATCAAAATCTAAAGGTTATCAATTATTATCCAAAGTTAAAAATTATATTTCTATCTTAAAAAATGATACTGTAATTAACAAATTCAAGCTAGCAGAAATTGTCACAGACTATATTGGTAATGAAGAATTTCACTCTGATTCAGATGACCTAAACTATTCAAAAGAAAAATTAATTTCAACTTGTGAAGAGCTCTATCCACTACTAAAAGAGAGTTTATCAGGCGAATTTTTCTTCTGGTGGGCAGGTGCATACTGCCCTCTAAATAAGGAGTTTGATAGTAAGTTTATTGATGAAAAAATCTCAGCCTTTGAAAAAGCCTTAGAAATAACGCAGCTAGGAATAAAACAAGATCCATCTTTTGGCGGAAATTTTCACTTTTGTGGAATTTATCAATTAGAACTGGCGAAACTTCTTAAGATGAATGATCTCCGAAAAAAAGAGCTTTTACATAATGCTATTCAGAACTTTAGATTAAGTGATGATTATGCAGAGCATGTAATGTACTCTTTAGAGTGCTATATATTACTAGAAGAATTCAATCAACTAATTGATTACTTTAATGAAACACCAACCCTCCAGATAATAAAATCACATAAAGTTCTTATCTTCCAAGAAGAATATATACCAGCACTAATCCAAAATAATGATTTCTGTGCATGGTATAAATCTATATTCCACACTGCACCTAATGAAATAAATATGAGGTCAACCGATGGTTAA
- the glyQ gene encoding glycine--tRNA ligase subunit alpha, which translates to MSRAISHIDTFQGLILALQNYWAEQGCVVLQPYDMEMGAGTFHTATFLRALGPETWNAAYVQPSRRPKDGRYGENPNRLQHYYQFQVVLKPNPDNIQQLYLDSLKAIGIDTLVHDIRFVEDNWESPTLGAWGLGWEVWLNGMEVTQFTYFQQVGGVECYPVTGEITYGLERLAMYLQGVDSVYDLVWTKGQFGTVTYGDVFHQNEVEQSTYNFEYANVEKMFELFDFYEAEATRLMEAELPLPAYEQVIKASHSFNLLDARGAISVTERQRYILRVRTLARSIAQSYVAARAKLGFPMAEPHLRDEVLAQLKAQVESDAKAEENK; encoded by the coding sequence ATGAGTCGCGCCATATCGCATATTGATACATTCCAAGGCTTAATTCTTGCCTTACAAAACTACTGGGCTGAACAAGGTTGCGTCGTGTTACAACCTTACGATATGGAAATGGGTGCAGGGACATTCCACACAGCAACCTTCCTTCGTGCGCTTGGACCTGAAACATGGAACGCAGCATACGTTCAACCCTCACGCCGTCCGAAAGATGGTCGTTATGGTGAAAACCCGAACCGCTTACAGCACTACTACCAATTCCAAGTGGTGCTTAAGCCAAACCCAGATAACATTCAACAGTTGTACTTAGATTCATTAAAAGCCATCGGCATCGACACACTCGTCCACGATATTCGATTTGTTGAAGACAACTGGGAATCTCCAACACTCGGCGCTTGGGGCTTAGGTTGGGAAGTTTGGCTCAATGGTATGGAAGTGACTCAGTTCACTTACTTCCAACAAGTGGGTGGTGTTGAATGCTACCCTGTCACAGGTGAAATCACTTACGGTCTTGAACGTTTGGCAATGTACCTCCAAGGCGTAGATTCAGTCTACGATTTGGTTTGGACCAAAGGTCAGTTCGGTACAGTGACTTACGGTGACGTATTCCATCAAAATGAAGTTGAACAATCAACGTATAACTTTGAATATGCTAACGTAGAAAAAATGTTTGAGCTTTTCGACTTCTACGAAGCAGAAGCAACCCGCTTAATGGAAGCTGAACTGCCACTTCCTGCATACGAACAAGTCATCAAAGCATCACACAGCTTTAACTTGCTCGATGCCCGTGGTGCAATTTCTGTGACTGAACGTCAACGCTATATTTTACGTGTTCGTACTTTGGCACGCTCTATTGCGCAAAGTTACGTGGCTGCACGTGCAAAACTTGGTTTCCCAATGGCTGAACCACATTTACGTGATGAAGTATTGGCACAGTTAAAAGCACAAGTTGAAAGCGATGCAAAAGCTGAGGAGAATAAATAA